The Dunckerocampus dactyliophorus isolate RoL2022-P2 chromosome 13, RoL_Ddac_1.1, whole genome shotgun sequence genome window below encodes:
- the LOC129192047 gene encoding uncharacterized protein LOC129192047 encodes MPARSSNESVLKSHYSRDAMGSGTSRGTSRGTKVAPAGLSEANKATKTTTAVGSSKQHTPARAFHLLRIHARRRAPPADCHSAGHDSELSGDDEDVDAELDAVLAGYEEEEVVVEERKRTCVKKCSKRSRTYGLCHFSSREEDEGQQGASCSGLSGAHGPHGSQGANNNKRSHDAFTAVHKCSPQAFLTTGPVLGDAPPSSQQQITLATPVILYDGSEEELMDTIERDFS; translated from the exons ATGCCTGCGAGGAGCTCCAACGAGTCAGTTCTGAAGTCACACTACAGCC GGGACGCGATGGGCAGCGGGACAAGCCGCGGGACTAGCCGCGGGACGAAAGTGGCACCTGCGGGGCTGAGCGAGGCGAACAAGGCGACCAAAACCACCACAGCAGTCGGTTCGTCCAAACAACACACTCCGGCCCGAGCCTTCCATCTCCTGAGGATCCACGCCCGCCGCAGGGCTCCACCAGCGGACTGTCACAGCGCCGGGCACGACTCGGAGCTCTCCGGGGACGACGAGGACGTGGACGCGGAGTTGGACGCCGTCCTCGCCGGCTatgaggaggaagaggtggtggtggaggaacGGAAGAGGACTTGTGTCAAGAagtgttccaaaaggtccagaACGTACGGACTGTGTCATTTCAGTAGCCGGGAGGAGGATGAGGGTCAGCAGGGGGCGTCCTGCTCAGGCCTGAGTGGGGCACATGGGCCACATGGCTCCCAGGGagcaaacaacaacaagagAAGCCATGATGCCTTCACTGCCGTACACAAA TGTTCTCCTCAGGCCTTCTTGACAACAGGACCAGTGCTGGGAGATGCTCCGCCATCATCACAACAGCAGAT CACTTTAGCCACGCCAGTCATCCTGTATGATGGCTCGGAAGAAGAACTGATGGACACCATTGAGAGGGACTTTAGTTGA